The following proteins come from a genomic window of Flavobacteriales bacterium:
- a CDS encoding YihY/virulence factor BrkB family protein — protein sequence MIERLQRKILFSRPFRRIIAWATRIILPGFEGFNLYQIARFFIGALAKGHIVTRASAIAFKLFLAFFPAVIVLLTLIPYVPIADFQARLLATFQDMMPLEVFRFINSTLEDLVVKKHGTLLSVSFLVGLYLASNSVDAILAGFSGSTNITKWHSPLKQRLLSLGLLVALTALAVIAIPLLTVSGIAIRWVTDLGLMPGGLVTYALFGGKWIITIFVVIAAVSLLYNAGDPTARRFRFFTPGALLAVLLILIVSQALAYMFSNITNYNALYGSIGAILAVQFWIYFNMIAILVGYELNTSIARARILRRTRLEVREAPAS from the coding sequence ATGATCGAGCGGTTGCAGCGCAAGATCCTATTCTCCCGGCCATTCCGGCGGATCATCGCATGGGCCACGCGGATCATCCTGCCCGGATTCGAGGGATTCAACCTCTACCAGATCGCCCGTTTCTTCATCGGCGCACTCGCCAAAGGGCACATCGTCACGCGCGCCTCGGCCATCGCCTTCAAGCTCTTCCTGGCCTTCTTCCCAGCGGTGATCGTGCTGCTCACGCTGATCCCTTACGTGCCAATCGCTGATTTCCAGGCAAGGCTGCTCGCCACTTTCCAGGACATGATGCCCTTGGAGGTGTTCAGGTTCATCAACAGCACCCTGGAGGACCTGGTGGTGAAGAAGCACGGCACCTTGCTGTCGGTGAGCTTCCTCGTGGGCCTGTATCTCGCCAGCAACAGCGTTGATGCGATCCTCGCCGGCTTCAGCGGCAGCACCAACATCACCAAATGGCACAGCCCGCTGAAGCAGCGGCTGCTGAGCTTGGGCCTGCTGGTGGCGCTCACCGCCCTGGCCGTGATCGCCATCCCCTTGCTCACCGTGAGCGGCATCGCCATCCGCTGGGTCACGGACCTCGGCCTGATGCCCGGCGGCCTGGTCACCTACGCGCTCTTCGGCGGCAAATGGATCATCACCATCTTCGTTGTCATCGCAGCGGTATCGCTCCTATACAACGCGGGCGACCCCACCGCGCGGCGCTTCCGGTTCTTCACGCCCGGAGCCCTACTGGCGGTGCTGCTGATCCTGATCGTCTCGCAGGCGCTGGCCTACATGTTCAGCAACATCACCAACTACAACGCCCTCTACGGCTCCATCGGCGCCATCCTGGCGGTGCAGTTCTGGATCTACTTCAACATGATCGCGATCCTGGTGGGCTATGAGCTGAACACCAGCATCGCCCGCGCCCGGATCCTGCGCCGCACCCGGCTCGAAGTGCGCGAGGCGCCCGCATCCTGA
- a CDS encoding glycosyltransferase family 4 protein gives MGAVNGNAIHFRKGIDLIIEAARALQEMPFTVVGATDPGSYTELPSNLRVRGGVSQDELRTLLSASSFYLQPSVMEGFPNALCEAMLCGCLPVVSSMTSMPEIAGECGAVVQDRRPEALVEPIRKLTMIEPGQAAMQRVHARDRILEYGLSRRMASLCHVIGMEMPSRQGE, from the coding sequence ATGGGCGCCGTGAACGGCAACGCGATCCACTTCCGGAAGGGGATCGACCTGATCATCGAAGCGGCGCGGGCGCTGCAGGAAATGCCATTCACGGTAGTGGGAGCAACCGATCCCGGATCCTACACGGAGCTCCCATCGAACCTGCGCGTGCGGGGCGGCGTGAGCCAGGATGAACTGCGGACGCTGCTCAGCGCGAGTTCATTCTACCTGCAACCCTCGGTGATGGAAGGATTCCCCAATGCGCTGTGCGAAGCGATGCTCTGCGGGTGCCTCCCAGTGGTCTCCAGCATGACCTCCATGCCGGAGATCGCCGGCGAATGCGGAGCGGTCGTTCAGGATCGGCGACCGGAGGCGCTCGTTGAGCCGATCCGCAAGCTGACGATGATTGAACCTGGGCAAGCCGCCATGCAACGGGTGCACGCACGCGATCGCATCCTGGAATACGGCCTGTCCCGTCGAATGGCCTCGCTATGCCACGTGATCGGGATGGAAATGCCATCGCGCCAAGGCGAATAG
- a CDS encoding M1 family metallopeptidase, whose amino-acid sequence MLLLITFRGPAEAQRFDATRPPNTFRNADNPHYWKNRPPCEGYWQQDVHYIIDARLDDSTDVLTAEATLHYWNHSPDTLRHVFFHLYQEAYVPGSYNLDQERESWRSRTNGPYAGTRVLELKHDDADLRTEQDNTILKAWLAEPLPPGERATFRISFSTHWSLTAYRRMKLFSAWGWKHYDGVHWYPRIAVYDRTHGWDTQQHLGNEFYGDFGTFDVTLDLPHHYILDATGVLQNPSECLPAELRAKLDIRNFKDKPWDEAPSTVIEPSAGKRKKWRFHSENTHDFAFTADPTYRIGEAEWNGVKCIALAQEPHASQWQNAADYCAKTIQALSESIGMYAYPKMIVADARDGMEYPMLTLDSGNDPNYRGLFVHEIGHNWFYGMVGNNETYRALLDEGFTQFLTAWGLELIDGDTMVAEPSATAYEQRYTQPELARESEVYYGYQRDAVRLRVPPINTHSDEFGYWTDRGYGGFGHVYGKTAVMLYNLQYVLGDSLFQSAMQHYFDRWRMCHPTVADMRQAFIDFSGADLNWFFDQWIETDKTVDYAVKRITRRHRDMGQVITLRRKGDMQMPIDLHITAKDGRTYGYHIPNTWFVKRTDATVLPRWIGFGDLRRDYTLQVDIPSGIAEVVIDSTNRLADRYKLNDRMSLPLEVGFDHHIRNLPDRRIYEAAARPDLWWNGYDGVKAGFHLNGNYMRHKHRLHLSAWINTGLAQHLPPSSTGYLGDTLSTSTANRFDRLSLNFRYSNGTEKLLLGSSVFVHARALDGLNRFGGGFRWDLPNGRTEAQAEALYFWRRDSTDLLYLLHQQQWELNALNASVNLSLRHRYSKGGTTGNVLLEARNSAPGSAMGYGWMRLTAINTNRKGRLELRTRFIAQYGSGSTPRESALYLAGASPEEMMENKYVRSAGLMPYDWTGYGSGITSFQHGGGLGLRGYAGYLAPETDADGKQVLTYLGNTGAAVSGELDLDGLVRFSPGKFGRALHLDAYLFGDAGVMGYRRTDGSGTVQELAQPRADAGLGFALTIKRWGPLTDLKPLTIRFDMPLFLSALPAAETEHLAFRYIFAIGRSF is encoded by the coding sequence GTGCTTCTGCTGATCACCTTCCGCGGCCCTGCGGAGGCGCAGCGCTTCGATGCCACGCGCCCGCCCAACACCTTCCGCAACGCGGACAACCCGCATTACTGGAAGAACCGGCCGCCCTGCGAGGGCTATTGGCAGCAGGATGTCCATTACATCATCGACGCACGGCTCGATGATAGCACCGACGTGCTCACCGCCGAAGCCACGCTGCACTACTGGAACCATTCGCCCGATACGCTGCGGCATGTCTTCTTCCACCTCTATCAGGAAGCCTATGTGCCCGGCTCCTATAACCTGGATCAGGAGCGGGAGAGCTGGCGGTCGCGCACCAACGGACCGTATGCAGGAACACGCGTGCTGGAGCTCAAGCACGATGATGCGGACCTGCGCACCGAGCAGGACAACACCATCCTGAAGGCCTGGCTCGCCGAGCCGCTGCCCCCGGGGGAGCGCGCCACCTTCCGCATTTCGTTCAGCACGCATTGGAGCCTCACCGCCTACCGCCGCATGAAGCTCTTCAGCGCATGGGGCTGGAAGCATTATGACGGCGTGCATTGGTACCCGCGCATCGCCGTGTACGACCGCACGCACGGCTGGGACACGCAGCAGCACCTGGGCAACGAGTTCTATGGCGACTTCGGCACCTTCGATGTCACCCTCGACCTCCCCCACCACTACATCCTCGACGCCACGGGCGTGCTGCAGAACCCGAGCGAATGCCTCCCTGCGGAACTGAGGGCCAAGCTGGACATCCGCAACTTCAAGGACAAGCCGTGGGACGAGGCCCCGAGCACCGTGATCGAACCTTCCGCAGGCAAGCGAAAGAAGTGGAGATTCCACAGTGAGAACACGCACGACTTCGCCTTCACGGCCGATCCCACCTACCGCATCGGCGAGGCCGAATGGAACGGCGTGAAGTGCATCGCCCTGGCGCAGGAACCGCACGCCAGCCAATGGCAGAACGCCGCTGATTACTGCGCGAAGACGATCCAGGCGCTGAGCGAATCCATCGGCATGTACGCCTATCCGAAGATGATCGTGGCCGATGCGCGCGACGGCATGGAGTACCCGATGCTCACCCTCGACAGCGGCAACGACCCCAACTACCGCGGCCTCTTCGTGCATGAGATCGGGCATAACTGGTTCTATGGCATGGTGGGCAACAACGAGACCTACCGCGCTCTGCTCGACGAGGGCTTCACCCAATTCCTCACAGCATGGGGTTTGGAGCTGATCGACGGCGACACCATGGTGGCCGAGCCGTCGGCCACGGCATACGAGCAGCGCTACACGCAACCAGAGCTCGCGCGCGAGAGCGAGGTGTACTACGGCTATCAGCGCGATGCCGTGCGCCTGCGCGTGCCACCCATCAACACGCACAGCGACGAGTTCGGTTACTGGACCGATCGCGGCTACGGCGGATTCGGACACGTGTATGGCAAGACCGCCGTGATGCTCTACAACCTGCAGTACGTGCTCGGCGATTCGCTCTTCCAAAGCGCCATGCAGCACTACTTCGACCGATGGCGCATGTGCCATCCCACCGTAGCTGACATGAGGCAGGCGTTCATCGATTTCTCCGGCGCCGACCTCAACTGGTTCTTCGACCAGTGGATCGAGACCGACAAGACCGTCGACTACGCCGTGAAGCGCATCACGCGGCGCCATCGCGACATGGGCCAGGTGATCACGCTCCGGCGCAAGGGCGACATGCAGATGCCCATCGACCTGCACATCACCGCGAAGGATGGAAGGACCTACGGCTACCACATCCCAAACACCTGGTTCGTGAAGCGCACCGATGCCACCGTGCTGCCGCGCTGGATCGGCTTCGGCGACTTGCGCCGCGACTACACGCTGCAAGTGGACATCCCATCGGGCATCGCCGAGGTGGTGATCGACAGCACCAACCGATTGGCCGACCGATACAAGCTGAACGACCGGATGTCGCTCCCGCTGGAAGTCGGCTTCGACCATCACATCCGCAACCTGCCCGATCGCCGGATCTACGAAGCCGCCGCGCGCCCCGACCTCTGGTGGAACGGCTATGATGGTGTGAAGGCAGGATTCCATCTGAACGGCAACTACATGCGCCACAAGCATCGGCTGCACTTGAGCGCGTGGATCAACACCGGCCTGGCGCAGCATCTGCCTCCTTCCTCCACGGGCTACCTCGGCGACACCTTGAGCACGAGCACGGCCAACCGCTTCGATCGCCTGAGCCTGAATTTCCGCTATTCCAACGGCACAGAGAAATTGCTGCTCGGGTCGAGCGTGTTCGTGCATGCCCGCGCACTCGATGGCCTCAACCGCTTCGGCGGCGGCTTCCGCTGGGACCTGCCCAATGGGCGCACCGAAGCCCAAGCCGAAGCGCTCTACTTCTGGCGCCGCGACAGCACCGACCTGCTCTATCTGCTGCATCAGCAGCAATGGGAGCTCAATGCGCTGAATGCCTCGGTGAACCTGAGCCTGCGCCACCGCTACAGCAAAGGCGGCACCACTGGCAACGTGCTGCTTGAGGCCCGCAACAGCGCACCGGGATCGGCCATGGGCTACGGCTGGATGCGGCTCACGGCGATCAACACCAACCGCAAGGGCCGGCTCGAGTTGCGCACGCGCTTCATCGCGCAGTACGGCAGCGGAAGCACCCCGCGTGAGAGCGCGCTCTACCTCGCCGGTGCTTCACCGGAGGAGATGATGGAGAACAAGTACGTGCGCAGCGCGGGCCTGATGCCTTACGACTGGACCGGCTACGGCAGCGGCATCACCAGCTTCCAGCATGGCGGCGGCCTCGGCCTGCGCGGCTACGCGGGATACCTCGCCCCGGAGACCGACGCCGATGGCAAGCAAGTGCTCACCTACTTGGGCAACACGGGCGCTGCTGTGAGCGGTGAGCTCGACCTCGACGGCCTCGTGCGATTCAGCCCCGGGAAATTCGGTCGCGCGCTGCACCTCGATGCCTACCTCTTCGGAGACGCTGGCGTGATGGGCTACCGCCGCACCGATGGATCGGGCACCGTGCAGGAGCTCGCCCAGCCACGCGCCGATGCCGGCCTGGGATTCGCGCTCACCATCAAGCGCTGGGGGCCGCTCACCGACCTGAAGCCCTTGACCATCCGCTTCGATATGCCGCTCTTCCTCTCCGCGCTGCCCGCTGCAGAAACGGAACACCTCGCCTTCCGCTACATCTTCGCGATCGGACGCAGTTTCTGA
- a CDS encoding DUF2147 domain-containing protein — MKHILTSLLLLCSIIAHAQPPNAGVSGRWTTIDDNTGKPRSTVEITISNGTLTGRIVDLADKAKLEKVCEKCPDDRKNQRVVGLEIIRGMKADGDEWEDGTILDPETGKVYDCKLWLEDGKLQVRGYIAFFFRTQTWVR; from the coding sequence ATGAAGCACATCCTTACCTCCCTCCTGCTACTTTGCTCGATCATCGCGCACGCGCAACCGCCCAATGCCGGGGTCTCCGGCCGATGGACCACCATCGACGACAACACCGGCAAGCCGCGCAGCACCGTGGAGATCACGATCAGCAATGGCACGCTCACCGGCCGCATCGTGGACCTCGCCGACAAGGCCAAGCTGGAGAAGGTGTGCGAGAAATGCCCTGATGACCGGAAGAACCAGCGCGTCGTGGGCCTGGAGATCATCCGTGGCATGAAGGCCGATGGCGATGAGTGGGAGGACGGCACCATCCTCGATCCCGAGACCGGCAAGGTGTACGACTGCAAGCTCTGGCTCGAGGACGGGAAGCTGCAGGTGCGCGGCTACATCGCGTTCTTCTTCAGGACACAGACCTGGGTGCGGTGA